The genomic DNA GGAGAAGAAGGTGAAGATCCTGGAGCACCAGCGCAGGGAGGTgaggatggggctggggggaagccctgctgtgagcagggtgAGAATGGGTGATGGGTGCACGAGGAGACTGGGACAGTGTGGGGAAACTGGGACAGGGCTGCGGAGCCGCAGGGACgcgctgctggggctgggatcTTCATCCAGCTGGACCCCGAGGTGATTTTGCAATGGGAGGCTGCTGGGGGTCACCATGGCTGGCTTGGTGATGGGGTTGGGCTCCCGTTCAGCTATTCCTCTGTTCCTACAGCTGCTGGAGGTGAATAAGCAATGGGATCAGCACTTCCGAGCCACGAAGCAAAAGTACGAGCAGAAGGTAGGTCTGAATGCTTGGGGGACATGTTTCTGCTGGGAGGCTTGGAGGAGACCAGCTGTAGGGGGAGACTTCGGGGCTGCCTGTCCCTCCtctccagtgtgggtccctgTGGGCAGGCCAATGTCCCCTCTCCCTCCTGGCAGGTGACAgacctgcagcaggagctggctgaggCCCGCAGGGCACTGACTGAGCTGGAGTCAGAGCGGGAGCAAAAGCAACGGGATTTTGACCGCAAGCTGCTTCTGGCCAAGTCCCGGATTGAAACAGAGGAGGTGAGTCCCTCAGGaagggcagcagggacacccagTTGCCCTGCTCTGGCTGATCCCCCTTCTCCCTCGGTCCTGCAGGCAGAGAAGGAGAGGCTGGCCATGGAGGTGAGGGACCTGCAGCAGAGGATGCGGttcctgcaggagcagctggctCCAGTCACCAGGCAGCGGGAATACCAGGAGAAGGAGATCCAGAGGCTGAACAAGGTGGGGGCCAGGGAAAACCCCCCTCCCTGCAAAATGTCTTTTACGTTCTCCAGCCTCTTTTCATCTCTCAGACCCAAAAACTGACCCTGATCAACCTCTTCCTGCCCAGCTCTTGCCCAGTTATACCCACTTCCCACACTGGGCCTGTGCCTGTGGCCCTCCGGAGATGTTGTGGGCACAGCACCTTGCTCTGACCCCTCCTCCCcgctcctcttcctctccaggCACTAGAGGAGGCGCTGAATGTCCAGGCCTCCCCACCACCCATCTTTGCCAGTGCTATGGAGCCAGCTGGGAAGGTgccacagcaggagctgctgaccCAGAATGAGCTCCTCAAGCAGCAGGTAGGACAAGACAACATGGCATCTGCTCCTGTTGAGATGGGGAGGGAGCTACATGCCCTGGCACCCCCCAGTAAAGAGCCCATTGTggccaggagcagcccagcaggcCAAGACAGGTGTCTGTGCTGCAgtggtggggatgggggacCTAGCTCAGCATCCACCACGTCTTCAGCTGGAGGGACCACAGCTGTGGGCCATCGTGCCAACCTGCCTGCCTGGGGCTTGGTGCAGCTGGTGGGATCAGGGATGGCAACGCAGCAAttgggggtgtttgggggaggTGTCCACCCACAGCCAGGTGCACCTACTCCCCTCCCTTCTGTCAGGTGAAAATTTTTGAAGAGGACTTCCAGCGGGAGCGGAGTGACAGGGAGAGGATGaatgaggagaaagaagagctgaagcagcagctggaaaagctgCAGAAGCAGTTGGTCCTGTCCAACAACCAGGTGAGAAGCACTGGGTGCTGtgggcagcaccccaggaggAGGCTTGTGTCCCCTCAAGGTATGTCAGAGAtccttgtccccagtgtcaTGGCTTCTGTACCCATCTTGGAGCTGCCAGTTGTCACTGCTAGAGCATCTCCTTTCACTCATCTCTTCCTTCTGCCCCTCTCCTGGGAGTCTGAtgttggggggggggaataGTGCAGACATTCCCATGGGGCACCACAgcatcccctgccccacagaCGAGGAAGGTGACAGAGTGAGCTCTGCACTAATCCCCCCTTTCTCCCAGCTTCGGGCCTCCAAAGAGGACTGccagagggagaaggaggagaaggagaagctgaagaagCTGCTGAAACAGCACAAACAGGTGCGCATGGGGGGAAAACCCTTCCtgggcagaggggctggggtCTGTGGGGCCTCAGCCCCATATCTCATATTGGAGGAGAAGCTCTGAGCTGGGGCATTGAGGTGTTGGTGGGCTGCCTTCAGGGCTCtccccagcatctcccctggcTCCTTGCAGGCTTCTGGAGAGAGGCTGCACCCTGAGCCACTGCCGGGGCCGCTgggccctgcctgccctgtgtACCAGTACCAGTACAGTCCCCCCATGGCTCACCCCATGTGCCACGGCTTTGATGAGTGGCAGCAGATCCGATACCCGCCAGCGATGCCGAGCGAGCACACGCCGGGACAAAACTTCCACCATTTTCCCCCGGTGAGTGTCTACCTGTGCCACATGAGGGTCCCACGCAAGCGGGTCCTCCATGGCCACTGAGTCACCAAGCAGGGAGCTGAGCATGTGTCCTCTTGGCACGTGAATGCTCAgtcctcttccttcccctctttCTCCTCACACCCCAGCAATCAAATATAGAGCACAGCCTCGTGATTCACATCCCTGGTAACATGTCATTTCTGTTccatctcctcctgcagcccGAGTACCCTTGGCGCCCGCCCTGCGCCATGGCTCGCAGCCAGAACGCCCAGGCCATGGCTGGGGTGAAACAGGTCCCCAAGGACTTGGGTAAGGCTCAGACCCTTGGAGTGGTGGGAAGAGCCCCATCCTTCACCCTGGGAGCCCCAGGTGCCACCTGGGTGAGAGATGGGGGTGCAATACTCTGCCAGGCAGTGGCGATTTCCCTTCAGACCTTGCCTCTGATCAGACAAGGGGATGATTCTGCCTGGGGGGTTGGTCCCTGCTGCATCCTCCCTGTCATCCCCGCAGCATCTGAAGCCAGGCATGAACCCGAGCCCCAGCATCCCATGGGGTTATGGCAATCGATGCTCAGGAGGAACAGCTCTCCCATGACTAACACCCCTACGGTGGAGCTCGTCTGGGCCCAAAGAGCCATGCTCACCCCATGCCACCCCTTTTGTGTCTCAGAACAGGGAGGTCCCAGATTGCCCTAACATCGAGGACCAGCTGCACTGTGGGACTGGCAGAAGAGGAgtagggtgtgtgtgtgtgcccatGTGTATATATCGAGGAGATTCCTCCAGCTACTTAACCCCCTGTGTGGACACATGGTGGATGTGGCTGCAACCAGGGCCTGGAGCGGCTTGGCTGTGCATCCCCTGGGGAAGGTGTGAAGGAGGAACCTGAGGTGCCATCGCGGTGGTGGCCAGCATGGGGTCAACCCCCTGTGGCCATCCCCTTCCCCGTGAGACATCACGGCTGGTGTCCCTGTAGACCTAAGCCAGGTCTTCAGGGAAGAGGAGATGGCCCTGGTCCAAGGGCTTCACTGTGGATCTTGGTGCGGTTCAGCCCTGGAGCAGCATGTGACAGCGGGGGAGCTCTCCCAGCTTGCAGGCGTGTGCCTGCCACAGCCACGGCTGAGAGTGGTTGGtgtctttgtatttatttaaggACTGAAGTGTAACTGAGTCTCTCTGCTTCTTTTGGGAGGGATGCAAGGGCTGCTGTTCCCCATGTGCTTGAGTGTAGCGAAGGGAACTCAACCCCTGCACAGGCACCCCAGGATCTACTGCCCCAAGTGCATGCCCCCCACCTCAGCCCCTCACTCCCCCTTTTTCTGTCCTGCCACCTTTGCCAGGGCAGGGATACCCCTGCTCCCCTTCTGTCATTCCCTGCAGCACTGCCCGTGGCACTGGGCTCTCAAATTTTACTCCAAGatatcaaacaaacaaaacccaaaacacctaTTTCATGACAGCAGGGGAAATGACACCCTGGCATGTTCCTTGCCAGGGCTGGTCCTTGGTCTCCCCCTCCCAGCCCTTTTTTTCCACACCATGCTCTGCACTAACCCCttctccctcatcctctcctccaGTGCTGGGCTGTGATGATAAATCTGTGTTTGCAGTTGCCCTAAAAAAAATGTGAGGTTTCTTCAGCTAGGAGCCATCCCTCCACTCTGGTATCCCCAGGTTGACTGCTGTGCCCCCTACTCTTTCCCCCGACCCCTGGCCAAGAAGCAGGGCTGTGTGTTTGCAGAGACTTTATTTGGCATTTCTATGGCAGGGGATGAGGGGCTGTGACTGCACCTGGCTGGGAGAGGAGCACGTCTCTGCCCCGGGAGCACGGGCAGCTTGAATGCACTAAGAGCTGCTCCATGCCCGGCAGGATCGGGCCGGGCCCGCCCCCTGCCGGGGGCTTTCGGGCCGAGCCTTCATGGAGACGGGGTCTTCTGCTCCGGGGGCGGACAGCCCCTGCATCCCCTTGCTGCCTGGCAAGGTGGGATGGCAGAGCGGGGGGCACAAGGGGGACAAACTGGTGGCCAGGAGGAGATGACACTGCTGGGAGTGGAGCTGGAACACAGGATTATTGGGAAACATCCCCCTCCAATCCCTGAGGTCTCTGCCACCAGGTGgcccagcatcctggctggcgGGTGGCAGAGAGCAGAGTGATGGAGGGGGGCGTGTGCCAGCTTGCTGCTGGGGAGCGTCCCAGGAGGGGATGGGTACAGGGAGCAGCcttgcagcagctggggacgTTGCAGGAAAAGGCGAGAAGCTGCCTGCAAGTTGGTGGCCCCAGCCTCTACTGGCCCTGtggcagcggctgctgctgctgctgcctcatgTAGGCGATGATGTCGTTCTTCACAACGGCGATGTTGGCGCGGTGGTACCAGCGCATGACAGGCACGCCGTCGGGGCCCACCAGGAACTTCTCAAAGTTCCACTTGATGTCGTGGTTCCGAAGAGGCTCCCAGAAGAGGTTCTTGGGGTTCCCAAACTCCTCTGCCACCGGGGGACAGGAGTTCTGCAACAGGGGACCAGTGCATCACTGCCTTGCCAAAAAACAAGCTGAGTGCTGCCTCCCTCACCCCCGTTTGCCATGGCACCCACCTTCAGGAAGGTGAAGACCTTCTGCTCCTTGGCCCCGTTCACATCCCCTTTCTGGAAGAGCTGGAAGTTGGGGACAAAGCCACCACCTGGCCGGACATACCTGCAAGGGGTAGGTGGGCAGGAAGTTGTGCAATGGGCAGCTCTCAGTGCTGCACCCCAAGTTCTGTGCTTTTGGGGGTCACAGCCAGCAGGAGCCTATGCACCTGCTGCCTGGCTGAGGACCCCAGCCCAGCTGGGTGGGTCAggtgccctgcagcccccaccaCAGTACTCACTTCAGAGCAGGGAGGATCTCCGAGTTCTGGCCGGGTTCCTGCTTTCCGAATTGGTTGGAAGGGAAGCCCAGGACGACGAGCCCATAGGGCCCCAGCTCGTTTTGTAGTGCATTCAGTTCTGTGTGTGAGCAGAGCCGGGGTGGGTTACGGGGGACTGGACTCACCCACACAGCTGCACTGACCCCCTCGGAGCATCCCCAGCCGTGCCCAGTCCTGGGAAGCAGGCGTTACCCCTTCCCCTGCCTCCCCTGGGCAGGATGGACCATGGAGACCTGCTGAGGGCTGCATATCTGGGTGACACCGCCTGCTCCTCAGCTGCCTGTCCTGTCCCCTGGGGTGCCCGTGCCCCATGGGACGCTTACCAAGGTACTGCAGGGTGAGGCCTCAGTATGTGGCCACGTTGACAAAGAGAACCATCTTCCCTGCGTAGTTCCTAAAGGGGATGTACTCGTCCCCATCGATGGTCAGAGCCCCGTAGTCGTAGATGGTGCCTGGCACTGAGTCGTAGCATTTCACCTGTGGGGTGAGGAGCATCCAATGGGACCAGGCTGGAGGCTGCTGGCCGCCCATACCCCCTGAGCAGCAGATCCATTCCTGGCGTTGACTGATACGGTAGCTGCCAGCATTGTGTCTCCTGCCCtgagtgctgctggcagcagcccgGCTCCACCATGCCAAGGTCATGGTGATGGGACAGGCTGGCTAGCACACGCACATGCGTGTGCACAAAGGATCAGCACAtctggctgcagctggagggaTGTTTACCCAGCCAGGATGAggcaagagactggacaacagcCGGAGGTGGCGTATTAGCACAGGGGGagaccagccccagcccctctgggCCCGAGAGGGGCAGGGGCAGCCAGGGTGCCTGGGAGCCGCAGTGGGTGCTGTGCCATGGCCAAGCCGGGCCCAAGCAAGAGACGGATTGGGACTGGATCAGACCTGTGCAGTGAAGGGCTGGGGTGGAGCAGCCTCTGCTTGCAGTGCTGCAGGGGTTAACCCAGGGGAACCCACCTTCTGTCCCCATGAGGGGACCCAGGCTCACGCAAGTGTCACCGAGGAGCTATTTTGGGAGCTGGCAGGAGGTAAAGTCATAGGGGCTCTGCCTGGAGAGTTTGTCCTCCATGGGCCGGCCAGATCCTGGtagcagggcagggagggtggctgggggctgggggtgactgTAACCCTGCTCTCTGCCTGCCGAGGTGTGGGAACACAGAGGTCCCTGCACCCTCCAAACGTGGTTgcacccccctggacactgtgcaTGGAACAAAAGCCCCATGTTCTGCCCCTATGGGGGCAATGCTGGGGGGGGCAGGCTTTGTCCCACTCTGCCCCAACCCCAGGACAGCAATTCCCCCTTTGTAAGAACTAGCTCAGAAAAACACCCCACATGATCCAGCCACTGGGACTGGGTGGGGGGGGGTCACAGGGCCACTGTGCCCCACTCCTACCCCTGGGAGTTCTGCTGCAAGCCTTGGGGACAAGCAGGTCCCCAGGGTGCCACATCCCATCCAAGAGCCCACCCAGTCCCATGGGGTCTCCCCCACCCCCTTACCTTCTCCCTCTCCTGGCTCTGTCCCGGCTGGACAAGCCCAGCCAAGAAAAGGGGCAAAATCCAGGCGCTGCGGGACCAGCCCCCCATTGCAGGGGCAGGTATGGGGTGTGGACACCCTCCTCACACCCCCAGGGGAGAGTGGTGGCGAGGTTGAAGGGAGGGGACACCTCTCCCTGTCGCCTTCTGCCACCTCGGAGCCCGACAGCGGAGAAATAGCTGCTGGGCTGAGCGGGGGGGGAGCCAATCGCCGGTGGAAGGACGGACTGACAACGGCGTTAACCGTGTGGGCCCTGGGACGGACACGGCGCCAGCCGTGCGGGGTgtttggggaggaaggggggtGGCAGTGCCGTGGCAGCACCTCGGTGTGACAGGGATGTGGCACACACGCCAACACACAGGGCAGCTGCATGTGCTCAGGAGTTTATACAACACATTATATGAGCCAAGGACTTGGGGATTAAAAACCTGTAGGGTGGGAGAGATGCCAGGCAAATGTCCCCACCCTGTGCAGGGCACCCAGCCAAGGTGACATCCACCCCTAGCAGAGTGCTGGGACCCGAGGAGCAGGGACTGAACCGacccagcagcatccccagggaggctgagctggggctggcGTCCTCCCCTGCCGTGGCTGCGCTGCGCAGGGTAGGAAGGGTTAATCACACTTCTCTCTTTTGCAGCCCTACAATTTAGGGTGCCCCTAGAAGCAGCCCTGGGGGgtctgctctgctggggctgagGGACCGTAGCCCCATGGGGACCCTGCTGTGGCCAAGGGCACGGCATGGCTATCCCTTAGcccttggtgtccccaggggaagGAGTTTCCAGGGGCCTGTTTGCATACTCAGGGAATGCAAACATTTACCCTGGGCTGGCTCCAAGGGAAATATCCATGGTGAGGTGTAAATTctctgaaattctgaaaaaaaaattgatggCAGGATTAACTGGCTGGAGGGGCACTGGGGAAGGGCTGCGGTTTGGGATGGCAGCTGGCCTGGGACAGAGGGCAGGATGGGGTGGCAGTGGGTGAGCCCCGGGGGGACCGTGGCTGTCAGCATGAGGTTTGGCTTTACTAGAAAGCAgggccagccctgccagggcaCTGTCACTGAGCCAACAGCTGGAGATGCCACCAGGGAAGGAGAGCGGGGCCATGGGCTTGCGAGAGGCTGGGAACAATCTCCCATCCCGTGTCCTTTGCTGGCAGGAATGCTGTGTCCTGGGAAAGGTTGATGTTGTCCGGCTCTcagggcagccctggctgggaagagctgggggTCAGGTATGTCCGCCAGGAACCTGGGGAACCCATGGAGCAGGAGAGCTGTGGGTCCCGCTGTCACAGGCAGTGTTTCCCAAAACTTTAAACCtacactgcagctggagaagtgGTTTAGCCCTGACCTGGCCTGGGTCCTCAAGCTGTGTGGGGTGCTCCCCCAGGTCCTGGCAAACCCCCAAGATGCTCAGCGGCTGCCGGGAGACTGCTCAGAGCCCAACACAACACCCCAGCGGCCGGGCTGGCCCCAACACTGCCCAGGCTCTGTGAAGATTTGGGGCCATgaggctgcagctctgggccAACATGCTGCTTGCACCTGGCTGCATCCTGCAGCCGACAGGGACTGGTGCGTTCCTGGCACAGAGCCACGCTCCCTGGCATGGTGCTGTGCTCCCCAGATGCTGACGCTGCTGACCTTGGCCAGGGCTTGAGCCATCtcatggggcagagctggggaacTGCTTGGGGCTGTGCTCCCTGCCCTGCTACTTCCCCCCACAGGAACAGTCACTGACTTCTAATTATATCCCCTAATTGCCTGTGTGGGGCTTTGGTGGCTTTCCCATGGTTAGCAGGGTCTTGGGGGCTGGGAGGAGCAGTATGGCAGACACAGTGGTGGCACAGCGTGGTTGTGTCCCTTTCACATGTCCCTGATCCCCACCATGCACAGGGAAAGGCTGAGCCACTCCTCAAGTTTATTTACCTAAAACCAAAGTAAAAATAAGGGGCCTGTTTCTTCAAGTCCCCTCTCCTTGGGTCCTGGTGCCAAACTGGCCTTGGTTGGGGTGGCAGACGAAGGAGGATTTAATGAGCGACAGTTGATTGACCCAATCTCTGCCACTGACCTCCCATGGGACCCTGGGCATGTCATCCAGTGTCCCCGCTATgctgtgccatgccatgccGGAGGCAGCATGGGGGAGTCTAGGGTGCTGGGAGCTCCAGCAAGACAGTTGGAGGGCAGCGTGCTGCTCCACCCTCTGGATCGGGGTCCTCCACCCCAAATGGCAGGCACACTGGGCGGGCTGACCCTCGCATGATCTTCCTTCCTCGGTTGTTTTTCCACCAGATCTGGGCTGGAGCCAGCCCCCGCCTGCTGCAGATGTTTGGCAGGAATCTGAGGGTGGGAGGCCAGGCGCTTCCAGCCCCCTGGCCAccgtgctgctgctgccaccagcctccCTTGCTGTTCCCAAGCCatgggctgggggctgcagagACCTTGCACCAGGCTGTAGGGCCATGATGAGCACAGGGAACGTGAAAAACAGTGGTGAGGCCCATGCCCCACTGCtggctgggcttgtcccagagCCAAGCAAGGAGCTTCTTCCACGCAGAGCACCggggctggtgccagcagcatGTCGGGGACAGCAGCGAGGGGTCGGGGCAGCGGCAGGCAGCGTTGTCCCGGCTGGCAGCGGTGCCGCTTTCCCTCTGTCAGCCTGGCGCAGCATCAGTCCCGGGGCAACCTCTGAACTTTTGTTCTGGGTGTGCAACGGgaggagaaagcaaaacaagctcTGCCGGGCGAGAGGCCCCAGCTCCCTGGCGCCTGGCTCCCCACACGCCGCCGCCTCCGCAGCCCCCCAGCGCTCACCACCCAAGCCtctgtgctcctgcaggcgctgtcCTGGTTTGACAGACACCT from Columba livia isolate bColLiv1 breed racing homer chromosome 14, bColLiv1.pat.W.v2, whole genome shotgun sequence includes the following:
- the TNIP1 gene encoding TNFAIP3-interacting protein 1 isoform X1; its protein translation is MAGMEGRGPYRIYDPGGGTEENESTAFERLMEENARLKEKMQGIKSIGELLEESQLEASRLRQKAEDLVKDNKMLVASSSLEDLVETGAIGPDPSSTQAVPGSAQPDREARKSPPSGSSSEFEIVAVEAQGFPQEMGRADLEQSPSEDTNLLPQLQQLENTLSGCTKEASKDQVFVRMGYMASELKRLASKVHKNEQRTTFLQTLCETLHSENNELRTKLERDLEQRNQALEKLRCENQELRRMVMLSSQDSGKREGAEQQQQSGASVEKAPGRGELEAKEKKVKILEHQRRELLEVNKQWDQHFRATKQKYEQKVTDLQQELAEARRALTELESEREQKQRDFDRKLLLAKSRIETEEAEKERLAMEVRDLQQRMRFLQEQLAPVTRQREYQEKEIQRLNKALEEALNVQASPPPIFASAMEPAGKVPQQELLTQNELLKQQVKIFEEDFQRERSDRERMNEEKEELKQQLEKLQKQLVLSNNQLRASKEDCQREKEEKEKLKKLLKQHKQASGERLHPEPLPGPLGPACPVYQYQYSPPMAHPMCHGFDEWQQIRYPPAMPSEHTPGQNFHHFPPPEYPWRPPCAMARSQNAQAMAGVKQVPKDLEQGGPRLP
- the TNIP1 gene encoding TNFAIP3-interacting protein 1 isoform X3 is translated as MLVASSSLEDLVETGAIGPDPSSTQAVPGSAQPDREARKSPPSGSSSEFEIVAVEAQGFPQEMGRADLEQSPSEDTNLLPQLQQLENTLSGCTKEASKDQVFVRMGYMASELKRLASKVHKNEQRTTFLQTLCETLHSENNELRTKLERDLEQRNQALEKLRCENQELRRMVMLSSQDSGKREGAEQQQQSGASVEKAPGRGELEAKEKKVKILEHQRRELLEVNKQWDQHFRATKQKYEQKVTDLQQELAEARRALTELESEREQKQRDFDRKLLLAKSRIETEEAEKERLAMEVRDLQQRMRFLQEQLAPVTRQREYQEKEIQRLNKALEEALNVQASPPPIFASAMEPAGKVPQQELLTQNELLKQQVKIFEEDFQRERSDRERMNEEKEELKQQLEKLQKQLVLSNNQLRASKEDCQREKEEKEKLKKLLKQHKQASGERLHPEPLPGPLGPACPVYQYQYSPPMAHPMCHGFDEWQQIRYPPAMPSEHTPGQNFHHFPPPEYPWRPPCAMARSQNAQAMAGVKQVPKDLEQGGPRLP
- the TNIP1 gene encoding TNFAIP3-interacting protein 1 isoform X2 translates to MAGMEGRGPYRIYDPGGGTEENESTAFERLMEENARLKEKMQGIKSIGELLEESQLEASRLRQKAEDLVKDNKMLVASSSLEDLVETGAIGPDPSSTQAVPGSAQPDREARKSPPSGSSSEFEIVAVEAQGFPQEMGRADLEQSPSEDTNLLPQLQQLENTLSGCTKEASKDQVFVRMGYMASELKRLASKVHKNEQRTTFLQTLCETLHSENNELRTKLERDLEQRNQALEKLRCENQELRRMVMLSSQDSGKREGAEQQQSGASVEKAPGRGELEAKEKKVKILEHQRRELLEVNKQWDQHFRATKQKYEQKVTDLQQELAEARRALTELESEREQKQRDFDRKLLLAKSRIETEEAEKERLAMEVRDLQQRMRFLQEQLAPVTRQREYQEKEIQRLNKALEEALNVQASPPPIFASAMEPAGKVPQQELLTQNELLKQQVKIFEEDFQRERSDRERMNEEKEELKQQLEKLQKQLVLSNNQLRASKEDCQREKEEKEKLKKLLKQHKQASGERLHPEPLPGPLGPACPVYQYQYSPPMAHPMCHGFDEWQQIRYPPAMPSEHTPGQNFHHFPPPEYPWRPPCAMARSQNAQAMAGVKQVPKDLEQGGPRLP
- the TNIP1 gene encoding TNFAIP3-interacting protein 1 isoform X4, giving the protein MLVASSSLEDLVETGAIGPDPSSTQAVPGSAQPDREARKSPPSGSSSEFEIVAVEAQGFPQEMGRADLEQSPSEDTNLLPQLQQLENTLSGCTKEASKDQVFVRMGYMASELKRLASKVHKNEQRTTFLQTLCETLHSENNELRTKLERDLEQRNQALEKLRCENQELRRMVMLSSQDSGKREGAEQQQSGASVEKAPGRGELEAKEKKVKILEHQRRELLEVNKQWDQHFRATKQKYEQKVTDLQQELAEARRALTELESEREQKQRDFDRKLLLAKSRIETEEAEKERLAMEVRDLQQRMRFLQEQLAPVTRQREYQEKEIQRLNKALEEALNVQASPPPIFASAMEPAGKVPQQELLTQNELLKQQVKIFEEDFQRERSDRERMNEEKEELKQQLEKLQKQLVLSNNQLRASKEDCQREKEEKEKLKKLLKQHKQASGERLHPEPLPGPLGPACPVYQYQYSPPMAHPMCHGFDEWQQIRYPPAMPSEHTPGQNFHHFPPPEYPWRPPCAMARSQNAQAMAGVKQVPKDLEQGGPRLP
- the GPX3 gene encoding glutathione peroxidase 3; its protein translation is MGGWSRSAWILPLFLAGLVQPGQSQEREKVKCYDSVPGTIYDYGALTIDGDEYIPFRNYAGKMVLFVNVATYUGLTLQYLELNALQNELGPYGLVVLGFPSNQFGKQEPGQNSEILPALKYVRPGGGFVPNFQLFQKGDVNGAKEQKVFTFLKNSCPPVAEEFGNPKNLFWEPLRNHDIKWNFEKFLVGPDGVPVMRWYHRANIAVVKNDIIAYMRQQQQQPLPQGQ